One Pelmatolapia mariae isolate MD_Pm_ZW linkage group LG1, Pm_UMD_F_2, whole genome shotgun sequence genomic window, ATTCGCAGCAGACAAAAATATTCCTTAGAATCATCTGCAGCGACTTAGatgcaaagtgtgtgtttaatattcaaaataaaagccaacatgtttctttttcccCCAAGTTCTTTTTACCAAGCACACATAATCTGGAAAAAAGGCTACACTGTGAACATCCCTTTACTAATAGAGTAATTCATTTGGGGTTGTTTTAATCCGATtaagtataaataaaatcaaaataaagtctTCTAAAAATGTCTCTTTTACCTGGGCTGGCACTTTGCATTATGGCTAAGGCTTTCCCCCCAGGAGCAGAGCAAAGATCCAGAACCTTTTCGCCATCTTTGACTTGCAAAGCCAGCACTGGAAGCAAGGATGCAGCATTGAGGAGGTAGTACTGCTTCAGCTGGCCAGGCCTGTGAGCCTGAGAGGGAAATCGCAGGGGGGACGGGTGGATGTAGCACTGTaatgaaggaggaggaaaacTGAGGGCGGGTTCTGATTGAGAGTCCTGACCGAGTGCAAAGGAGCTGTTGTCAGACTGGGGATGGGGGTCACCTGGAGAGCCCTTGGAAATGCAGAGAGTTGACAGAGTATCTTTTCCTTCTTGGTATTTAGAATTTAACACCGTGGAGGGACCATTAGAATGCAGCACTGAGACATCTGTTTGTGGCAACAATGTGGAAAAGCCCTGGGCTCGAAGAATCTGTGCAATGCCTGTCACTGCAGTGAAGCGATTGAGCATGATGCCATACTGCCATGACTGAGGGTCCAGCAGCACTTCTCTGAGGGACAAAATTAATCTCAGTTTGGAAAAGGTGGAATTACTGTCCACGTGCATAATGATTATTTCAGGTGAAATTTACCTTGCATATGGCCACAAGTCACCAAGTTCCTCACTGTACTGCTGGTCAAAGTGATCGAGCACTGGTTGACACAAAGTTCTTTGCTTCTTGTGCCTATTTGTTACCTATTACATGAAGACCAGGCAGAAATAAAATTAGGCAAATCTATACAAAGTAAACTTAAAATCCACTTTAGGGACATGTTCTGCTTAGACGTTGAAAGTCCCACTCAGGTAAAAACTTTTTTAGACCACTATCTCAGGAAAGACATCTTAAATAAACACTACATACACcgataaatgtaaaatttttaattttttattctattttctaGCTCAATAGGTTATGTACAAAAGTAACTGATGTACATTCAAGTTTTGCTGATGTTCCCTTTAGGTTATGGCAGAGTgaagttacaaaaaaaagaaaaaagaagaagaactagGGTCTTATACAGCAGCTACCCCTGGTGGATATCCAGTGTAAAATCAACCCTGGGAGTTTTGACTGTACGTATTACATGTAGATCTGGTCAAATTTATTATCCCAACTAGCCTGATGGGGCTTTGACGTCCATCTTTATTGATACTTTGGATAACTATAAGAATCTGAGTCAACTGATTTAAATAGCAACAATATTTAAAAACGCGAAAACTAGCATTGCAACTAataaaaaacatgttattaaaacattttatttaacattaacatttacaaaaactaaaaatttAATTGGGACGAGGAAGCACACTCTGGAAACTGAAACTAGgctgggttaaaaaaaacaaaaaacaatacgaaattaaaaaatctgattaaaaataaataataaaatacaaaactataataactaCGCTGCTTTTATTCCCTCTGAAAACATGCAAATAACaaacttttaaatttaaattaagaattttctattttgttgaaaaagggaaaaagtaaATGACAAACACTGGGGGGAAAAGTAGGATACATCATATTCCCTGATGTTTGTTTACCTGGTTATTTCGGGGATCCTCTGGATTAAGCTGCTGAGATACATTATCGCGGTCTGTGTGACAGTTACACCAGCGACACCGCCACAAAGGTGTCGGCGTTAGCTTATTAGTTTTAAAGCTAGATTTTCTCCAGATACGGCACAACTGCGTTactgaaaacatttatttagcCCGTCTTATTGATACTGCACAGCTGACATGTCCGAATTTATTTTCGGCAATGTTCAAATCTatttaacacaaaaaacacaggcGAACACTAAAAACTAACAAGTACGTTCCTCAAATCCTTCCCCTCACTACAAAAACGGTGCTTTAGTTCCACCTATGAAACCGGAAAACTGTTGTCGTTGGTAAGGGTGTAATAATGGACTCAAACCTGGCGGAGACTGGTTGACCTACAAAATATCCAAGCATAAAAAAAAGCAGACCCAGGTGAGGAAGGACTTTTGTGTGTCTACATAATGTACAATGTCAAAGAACCTATTTTAAATGGAATTTTTAGGAACTCTGTTAGCAGCATAATCTGAGGGATGTATCTAGTCTCAGTGAGGGTCGAATTATTTAGTTTCAAATAGACGCAATATAGCAGTGTCTACAACCATTTATAACATATGGTGGAGCCTCTGCCATGGTTTGGGGGTTCAGTTTAGCCATAGATGTGTGGAATTGAGTCAGATTTTGATCATCTGATTGactatgacacacacacacacagcacagtaaaagcatacctggatagaaaaaaatgaatttgaacACTGTCAATCATGGACTGGCCTCTCCAGAGATCAGACCTCAACATTTTTTGCCTTTGTGTTGTATTTCCATTTAGGTTTAGacatttcaataaatcgctGCACCCATTTCCATGAGCATAATCTAAAGAAATAAGCTACATTTGCTTTTAAATCGTTTCATTCCACAGCTTGGCATTACAACAGTATGAGTTTCTTTTAAAAGGGAACAAGTCCATGATCCTGCCAGGTATCCCCCATTATGTTTATTGAGACATTAAACAAACCCCTCCCACCTCCCCTCACAAATGTACAGAAACATTTGAggaattaaacattttatttctgttactGGTTGCATGTTTGTTAACAAAAACGGCTGATTAAATATACAACGAGGACACAACAGTCCTTGAAATGATTTGCCAGAGTTTCATACATGAATGGATTCACATCTTTCAAGAACACAAAGATAAACATGATAACCAGCAATCACACAGCTGTTCAAACTGCTTATTCTTGTTAACATTGTGAGTTATCCTTTCACAGCTGGTTTTACATGGCGAACAGAATGAGGAATGCAACCATCAGACAGAAGAGACCCATAGCTTCAGACAGAGCAAAGCCCAGGATGGCGTAAGAAAACAGCTGCTGCTTCAGAGAGGGGTTCCTGTGAAGACAGAGGGGCCAATGAGATCAAGTAGTGCTGatgcctaagaagtacagctAATGAGGCATGTTTAGACCAAAGTTTCCCATGATTGACTTGGCTTAAAGCACAATCAATAATTAGTCAGTGCTAAATAAGTCTTTAATATCTTATTTTCACCAACAGACATTATTCCTCTAACTTCACTTTCCCAGTGATTTTAAGTGATGCCATTTAGAATGAAGTATGCCAAGTATCTTTTG contains:
- the nsun3 gene encoding tRNA (cytosine(34)-C(5))-methyltransferase, mitochondrial; the encoded protein is MFSVTQLCRIWRKSSFKTNKLTPTPLWRCRWCNCHTDRDNVSQQLNPEDPRNNQVTNRHKKQRTLCQPVLDHFDQQYSEELGDLWPYAREVLLDPQSWQYGIMLNRFTAVTGIAQILRAQGFSTLLPQTDVSVLHSNGPSTVLNSKYQEGKDTLSTLCISKGSPGDPHPQSDNSSFALGQDSQSEPALSFPPPSLQCYIHPSPLRFPSQAHRPGQLKQYYLLNAASLLPVLALQVKDGEKVLDLCSAPGGKALAIMQSASPALLCCNEPDLHRRDWLAKTLESFLPHSLKSRVIVSAQDGRSFGQSEAGLYDKVLVDAPCSNDRSWLYSSNSQQGEQRLKERARLPSLQAQLLRSALLAVCPGGTVVYSTCTLSSFENFSVVETVLKDFPEAEAEDLWEEIAIPLSKYFTFSSNPGHRQTTQEPTLQTRDASVSFYRHRLGILVVPQLGKSWGPMFLARIRTRK